A region from the Gossypium hirsutum isolate 1008001.06 chromosome A08, Gossypium_hirsutum_v2.1, whole genome shotgun sequence genome encodes:
- the LOC107900841 gene encoding protein GRAVITROPIC IN THE LIGHT 1 isoform X1, which produces MLLTGSKDTQLRESNSQKVHPQPMEDRMKQNPEAMEAFISKIFTNISSLKSAYILLQTAHTPYDPEKIQAADKLIISELKNLSELKHFYRENNLKPVSVSPQDSHLAAEIQEQQSLLRTYEVMVKKFQSEIQNKDSEIRQLQRQIEEANQKRVKLENNLKLRGLSMKESEGLGEANGFFPADLTPELFVSAVESAFKAIHDFSKPLINMMKAAGWDLDAAADSIEPNVVYAKRAHKKYAFESHICQRMFSGFQEENFSINLDNLTVNKESFFHQYLALREMDPLDMLGQNPDSVFGKFCRSKYPAVVHPKMEASFFGNLDQRNYVIGGGHPRTPFYQAFLKLAKSIWVLHRLACSFDPNVKIFQVKRGSDYSEVYMESVVNNLIMDETDEKPKVGLMVMPGFWIGGIIIRSRVYLSGMKVSE; this is translated from the coding sequence ATGCTACTGACAGGGTCAAAAGATACTCAACTTCGTGAAAGCAACAGCCAAAAAGTTCACCCTCAACCAATGGAAGACAGAATGAAGCAGAATCCAGAAGCTATGGAAGCTTTTATatccaaaatatttacaaatatttccTCCCTTAAGTCGGCCTATATTCTGCTCCAAACTGCTCATACTCCTTATGACCCTGAAAAAATTCAAGCTGCTGATAAACTTATAATTTCCGAGCTGAAGAATCTATCCGAACTAAAGCACTTCTACAGAGAAAACAACCTGAAGCCAGTGTCTGTTTCTCCTCAGGATTCTCACTTAGCTGCTGAGATTCAAGAGCAACAGAGCCTGCTGAGAACCTATGAAGTTATGGTAAAGAAGTTCCAGTCTGAAATTCAGAATAAGGATTCGGAGATTCGTCAGTTGCAGCGGCAAATTGAAGAGGCAAATCAGAAGAGAGTGAAGCTAGAAAACAACCTAAAGCTTAGGGGATTGTCTATGAAGGAATCTGAAGGCTTGGGGGAAGCAAACGGATTCTTCCCTGCAGATTTGACCCCTGAGCTCTTTGTATCAGCCGTTGAATCTGCTTTCAAAGCTATTCATGATTTTTCTAAACCATTGATCAACATGATGAAAGCTGCTGGCTGGGACCTTGATGCTGCCGCTGACTCGATCGAACCCAATGTTGTATATGCCAAGAGAGCTCATAAAAAATACGCATTTGAGTCCCATATTTGCCAGAGAATGTTCAGTGGGTTTCAAGAGGAGAATTTCTCAATTAATTTAGATAATCTTACAGTCAATAAAGAGAGCTTCTTCCACCAATACCTGGCTCTGAGGGAGATGGATCCGTTGGACATGCTAGGCCAGAATCCTGATTCCGTATTCGGGAAATTCTGCAGGAGCAAGTACCCTGCGGTCGTCCATCCAAAGATGGAAGCTTCATTCTTCGGAAACTTGGACCAACGGAATTATGTAATCGGAGGTGGACATCCTCGGACTCCATTTTACCAAGCCTTTCTAAAATTAGCCAAGTCTATATGGGTTTTGCATAGGCTAGCTTGTTCATTTGATCCTAACGTGAAGATCTTCCAAGTTAAAAGGGGAAGCGACTATTCAGAGGTTTATATGGAAAGTGTAGTGAACAACTTGATAATGGATGAAACTGATGAGAAACCTAAAGTTGGGCTAATGGTCATGCCTGGCTTTTGGATTGGCGGCATCATCATTCGGAGCCGAGTTTATCTTTCAGGAATGAAGGTTAGTGAGTAA
- the LOC107900841 gene encoding protein GRAVITROPIC IN THE LIGHT 1 isoform X2: MEDRMKQNPEAMEAFISKIFTNISSLKSAYILLQTAHTPYDPEKIQAADKLIISELKNLSELKHFYRENNLKPVSVSPQDSHLAAEIQEQQSLLRTYEVMVKKFQSEIQNKDSEIRQLQRQIEEANQKRVKLENNLKLRGLSMKESEGLGEANGFFPADLTPELFVSAVESAFKAIHDFSKPLINMMKAAGWDLDAAADSIEPNVVYAKRAHKKYAFESHICQRMFSGFQEENFSINLDNLTVNKESFFHQYLALREMDPLDMLGQNPDSVFGKFCRSKYPAVVHPKMEASFFGNLDQRNYVIGGGHPRTPFYQAFLKLAKSIWVLHRLACSFDPNVKIFQVKRGSDYSEVYMESVVNNLIMDETDEKPKVGLMVMPGFWIGGIIIRSRVYLSGMKVSE; encoded by the coding sequence ATGGAAGACAGAATGAAGCAGAATCCAGAAGCTATGGAAGCTTTTATatccaaaatatttacaaatatttccTCCCTTAAGTCGGCCTATATTCTGCTCCAAACTGCTCATACTCCTTATGACCCTGAAAAAATTCAAGCTGCTGATAAACTTATAATTTCCGAGCTGAAGAATCTATCCGAACTAAAGCACTTCTACAGAGAAAACAACCTGAAGCCAGTGTCTGTTTCTCCTCAGGATTCTCACTTAGCTGCTGAGATTCAAGAGCAACAGAGCCTGCTGAGAACCTATGAAGTTATGGTAAAGAAGTTCCAGTCTGAAATTCAGAATAAGGATTCGGAGATTCGTCAGTTGCAGCGGCAAATTGAAGAGGCAAATCAGAAGAGAGTGAAGCTAGAAAACAACCTAAAGCTTAGGGGATTGTCTATGAAGGAATCTGAAGGCTTGGGGGAAGCAAACGGATTCTTCCCTGCAGATTTGACCCCTGAGCTCTTTGTATCAGCCGTTGAATCTGCTTTCAAAGCTATTCATGATTTTTCTAAACCATTGATCAACATGATGAAAGCTGCTGGCTGGGACCTTGATGCTGCCGCTGACTCGATCGAACCCAATGTTGTATATGCCAAGAGAGCTCATAAAAAATACGCATTTGAGTCCCATATTTGCCAGAGAATGTTCAGTGGGTTTCAAGAGGAGAATTTCTCAATTAATTTAGATAATCTTACAGTCAATAAAGAGAGCTTCTTCCACCAATACCTGGCTCTGAGGGAGATGGATCCGTTGGACATGCTAGGCCAGAATCCTGATTCCGTATTCGGGAAATTCTGCAGGAGCAAGTACCCTGCGGTCGTCCATCCAAAGATGGAAGCTTCATTCTTCGGAAACTTGGACCAACGGAATTATGTAATCGGAGGTGGACATCCTCGGACTCCATTTTACCAAGCCTTTCTAAAATTAGCCAAGTCTATATGGGTTTTGCATAGGCTAGCTTGTTCATTTGATCCTAACGTGAAGATCTTCCAAGTTAAAAGGGGAAGCGACTATTCAGAGGTTTATATGGAAAGTGTAGTGAACAACTTGATAATGGATGAAACTGATGAGAAACCTAAAGTTGGGCTAATGGTCATGCCTGGCTTTTGGATTGGCGGCATCATCATTCGGAGCCGAGTTTATCTTTCAGGAATGAAGGTTAGTGAGTAA
- the LOC121205057 gene encoding pectinesterase inhibitor 9-like, with product MAKLSLSLLLFFFFIFCINIGTVEPLSRAAHSQARAFVEASCRTTRYPALCVKWLTCHASSNTPPTAQQLTRTALTVNLYRARHVRLYLVKVAKELKATKAKEYPVVRDCLVEIDDSVSQLSQSVGELCRLDPKAEMMSAMTFIGQRMSKMKATIKSKVLNVAQLTSNALALFHRYAAAAIEKHP from the exons ATGGCTAAACTCAGCCTCTCCCTTCtgctcttctttttcttcatcttttgCATTAACATTGGCACGGTTGAGCCATTAAGTAGAGCGGCACATTCTCAAGCTAGGGCCTTCGTTGAGGCGTCATGTCGGACCACACGCTATCCGGCCCTGTGTGTTAAATGGCTCACTTGTCATGCTAGTTCCAATACACCACCAACCGCGCAGCAACTGACCCGTACGGCGTTGACAGTGAACCTATACCGAGCTCGTCACGTGAGGTTGTACTTGGTGAAGGTGGCTAAAGAGCTCAAGGCAACGAAAGCCAAGGAGTATCCGGTGGTGAGAGATTGCTTGGTGGAGATAGATGATAGTGTAAGCCAGCTTAGCCAATCGGTCGGAGAGCTTTGCCGATTGGACCCCAAAGCTGAGATGATGAGCGCGATGACATTTATTG GGCAGAGGATGAGTAAAATGAAGGCCACCATTAAGAGCAAGGTGTTGAATGTTGCACAGTTAACAAGCAATGCACTGGCCTTATTTCACCGATATGCTGCTGCTGCCATTGAGAAGCACCCATAA
- the LOC107900842 gene encoding plasmodesmata-located protein 8: MVGSLHLHSTAQGFFFLFLSLRLSHGLLVKPHIFIYGGCSQEKYGPNTPFEANLNAFLSSVVTSSSQVSYNTYATGNGSSTPPDGTTVYGLYQCRGDLQRPDCSRCMQSAVNQIGLVCPYSYGASLQLEGCYLRYDRASFLGTLDTSLNFKKCSKSSVKNDLEFFRRRDIVLADLQVGVGFKVSSSGMVEGFAQCMGDLSSSDCSSCLGDAVGKLKSLCGSAAAADVFLGQCYARYWASGYYQEFSSADSSHQDEDHIGKTVALIVGVLAGLAVLIVILSFCHSNGMKQQV, translated from the exons ATGGTAGGGAGCCTTCACTTACACTCCACAGCCCAGGGATTCTTCTTTCTCTTCCTGTCTCTCAGACTCAGTCATGGCCTTCTCGTCAAACCTCATATCTTCATCTATGGTGGTTGCTCTCAGGAAAAGTACGGTCCCAACACTCCATTTGAAGCTAACCTCAACGCTTTTCTATCATCCGTTGTTACCTCATCCTCTCAAGTCTCCTACAATACCTATGCCACCGGAAATGGAAGCTCAACGCCGCCAGATGGAACCACCGTCTATGGCTTATACCAGTGCAGGGGTGATTTACAGAGACCCGACTGCTCAAGATGCATGCAAAGTGCTGTTAACCAGATAGGCTTGGTTTGCCCTTACTCCTACGGTGCTTCATTACAACTAGAAGGCTGTTATTTAAGATACGACCGTGCTAGTTTCTTGGGGACACTCGATACAAGTCTGAATTTCAAGAAATGCAGTAAAAGTAGTGTTAAAAACGACTTGGAGTTCTTTAGGCGTAGAGATATAGTGTTAGCTGATTTGCAGGTGGGTGTTGGTTTTAAAGTCAGTTCGTCGGGTATGGTCGAGGGTTTTGCCCAGTGTATGGGGGATTTGAGCTCGAGTGATTGCTCCTCTTGCCTTGGGGATGCTGTTGGGAAACTGAAGAGCTTATGCGGATCAGCTGCGGCAGCTGATGTTTTCTTGGGGCAGTGTTATGCTCGGTACTGGGCATCTGGCTACTATCAAGAATTCTCTTCTGCAG ATTCCTCCCACCAAGATGAGGATCATATTGGAAAAACAGTAGCCCTCATCGTGGGTGTATTAGCAGGTCTAGCTGTTCTAATTGTTATTCTCTCATTTTGCCATAGCAATGG AATGAAACAACAGGTTTAA